The window AGATGGATCGAGTCGGGGCAGACTTCCACCGGGTAGTCAAGATGATCAGGGAACGGCTTGGAGCGTATGGCATTCCCGTTCAATTGCCCATAGGGGCGGAAGATTCCTTCAAGGGCATTGTAGACTTGATCAGACAGCAGGCCATAATCTATAAGGACGACCTCGGAGTCGAATGGGAGGTCACTGAAATTCCCGATTCCCTGAAGGAGGATTCCCTAAAGGCACGGGAAGAATTGTTAGAGGCCCTGGCGGATATCGATGACGCCATAATGGTTAAGTACCTGGAAGGGGAAGAGATCTCCGAGGAAGAGATAAAAGGCACCCTTAGACGGGCTACCCTATCGGGCAAATTAGTCCCTGTGCTATGTGGATCCGCCTTCCGTAACAAGGGCGTACAGCCGCTCCTGGACGCAGTTGTGGAGTATCTGCCGTCCCCCCTGGATCTTCCTCCTGTTGAAGGTGAAAATCCAGATACCGGGGAGAAGGAAACGCGTAAGCCTGACGATGGAGAACCCTTTGCTGCACTGGCATTCAAGGTTGCAGTTGATCCTTATGTAGGTAAGCTGGTTTACTTCAGGGTATATTCCGGGACGGTGGATTCTGGGACATATGTATACAACTGCACCAAGCGAAAGAAGGAGCGCCTGGCGCGCATCCTGTTTATGCACGCAAACCACCGCGAGGACACCGATAGTGTCGGAGCAGGTGATATCGCTGCGGCAGTGGGATTCAAGGATGTTGGCACCGGTGACACTCTTTGCGACGAAGGAAAGCCCATACTTCTCGAGGCAATGGAATTCCCTGAGCCTGTAATCTCAGTGGCAGTTGAGCCCAAATCCAAGGCGGATGAAGATAAGCTTTCAGTCTCCCTCATCCGGCTGGCAGAGGAAGATCCAACGTTCCGCGTTCATACTGACAATGAGACGGGACAGACGATAATCTCCGGTATGGGCGAATTGCACCTGGAGATCATAATCGACCGGCTCATGAGGGAATTCAAGGTGGAAGCCAATGTTGGCAAGCCTCAGGTAGCATACAGGGAGACGATTTTGAACAGTGCGACTGCTGAAGGACGTTTCGTCCGTCAGACGGGCGGTCGTGGTCAGTATGGTCACGTTATTATAGACCTCGAGCCTCTGCAAAGGGGAGAAGGGTTTGAATTTGTAAATAAGATAACTGGCGGAGTCATACCCAGAGAATTCATACCTGCGGTGGAATCCGGGGTAAAAGAGGCCATGGACAGCGGGATATTGGCAGGATATCCCATGGTGGATGTCAGGGTTACGTTGAAAGACGGATCCTATCACGAAGTCGATTCATCTGAGATGGCCTTCAAGATAGCAGGATCGATGGCATTCAAAGAGGGAGCCAAGAAAGGTTCTCCTGTGCTCCTGGAACCGATCATGAAGATCGAAGTAGTGATCCCGGAGGAGTTCATGGGTGATATCATGGCTGATATCGTGGCACGCCGCGGCAGGGTTGAAGGTATGGAATCTCGGGGACAGACGAGGATCGTAAGGGGCCTTGTGCCTTTGGCAGAGATGTTCGGATACGCTACTGATCTAAGGTCTATGACTCAAGGACGAGGGACCTATTCAATGCATTTCTTTCAATATGATCAGGTCCCCCAGTCAGTCGCTGAAGCCGTGATTACTAAGGGCGGCTCCCGGGTGAGATAGCCTCCGGGGGTGGCCCTTAGATGAACAGATGATTACCGGGGAGGTAAACAGAGGTATGGCAAAGCAGAAATATGAGAGGACTAAGCCGCACGTAAACGTAGGGACGATAGGTCATATCGACCACGGCAAGACTACTCTTACATCAGCTATCACGCTAGTGTTGTCGAAGCATGGTATGGCGAACTACCGGACATTCGATACGATTGACAATGCTCCGGAAGAGAGGGAGCGGGGTATCACGATAGCGACTTCGCATGTAGAGTATGAGACGGAGAAGAGGCACTATGCGCACGTAGACTGTCCTGGGCATGCGGACTATGTGAAGAACATGATCACGGGCGCGGCGCAGATGGACGGAGCGATACTGGTGGTGTCAGCGG is drawn from Bacillota bacterium and contains these coding sequences:
- the tuf gene encoding elongation factor Tu (EF-Tu; promotes GTP-dependent binding of aminoacyl-tRNA to the A-site of ribosomes during protein biosynthesis; when the tRNA anticodon matches the mRNA codon, GTP hydrolysis results; the inactive EF-Tu-GDP leaves the ribosome and release of GDP is promoted by elongation factor Ts; many prokaryotes have two copies of the gene encoding EF-Tu), whose product is MAKQKYERTKPHVNVGTIGHIDHGKTTLTSAITLVLSKHGMANYRTFDTIDNAPEERERGITIATSHVEYETEKRHYAHVDCPGHADYVKNMITGAAQMDGAILVVSA
- the fusA gene encoding elongation factor G; amino-acid sequence: MARAFPLERVRNIGIMAHIDAGKTTTTERILFYTGRVHRMGEVDEGAATMDWMVQEQERGITITSAATTCHWRDHRINIIDTPGHVDFTVEVERSLRVLDGAIAVFCAVGGVQPQSETVWHQAEKHNVPRIAFVNKMDRVGADFHRVVKMIRERLGAYGIPVQLPIGAEDSFKGIVDLIRQQAIIYKDDLGVEWEVTEIPDSLKEDSLKAREELLEALADIDDAIMVKYLEGEEISEEEIKGTLRRATLSGKLVPVLCGSAFRNKGVQPLLDAVVEYLPSPLDLPPVEGENPDTGEKETRKPDDGEPFAALAFKVAVDPYVGKLVYFRVYSGTVDSGTYVYNCTKRKKERLARILFMHANHREDTDSVGAGDIAAAVGFKDVGTGDTLCDEGKPILLEAMEFPEPVISVAVEPKSKADEDKLSVSLIRLAEEDPTFRVHTDNETGQTIISGMGELHLEIIIDRLMREFKVEANVGKPQVAYRETILNSATAEGRFVRQTGGRGQYGHVIIDLEPLQRGEGFEFVNKITGGVIPREFIPAVESGVKEAMDSGILAGYPMVDVRVTLKDGSYHEVDSSEMAFKIAGSMAFKEGAKKGSPVLLEPIMKIEVVIPEEFMGDIMADIVARRGRVEGMESRGQTRIVRGLVPLAEMFGYATDLRSMTQGRGTYSMHFFQYDQVPQSVAEAVITKGGSRVR